From one Drosophila subpulchrella strain 33 F10 #4 breed RU33 chromosome 3L, RU_Dsub_v1.1 Primary Assembly, whole genome shotgun sequence genomic stretch:
- the LOC119555547 gene encoding dynein intermediate chain 4, axonemal isoform X1 codes for MSMSVRNTTISQDMGSIYKQSSTLDGDLKKKSVQVTQVSGEDTKVKKKETVHYYHAETQADLQYRAQIKIVEDVDGEEVDMTPKPIPNDTYVEQFMKYNLNVMHQMTNFTTMLSKSMTRSRTRSSVRAGIGGNKQSIDDLMNGIIYETINWDPYKTVESLGQAYVPKPYTKSFLKITLRKSEIFELHSQPQTTVAKGSPEGDETERDNRNYEYLTVGKGKIRRRSDNDAQTDTLLFTTRAVNTIMITKATVSSYVSNFEMYDTLNNITKEFAMSTMGSVKDLAAALGQTEDGESFEDDETVAEKDKVTSQIDRLYRNPEFRNAVMYMGRTLSSNTNEAGLRRFRNFDRVDRWNAEAEYVYSMNLLFRLVPEPSHDERKAVSDIDFCRSNGDILAVAYGLYSFSSQHVPTSGSVFLWSIKNPGEPERAYYYDVPVTAICFSPFLPSLLAIGLYDGSVEVREVCSLQDMPIAVSQRVTSPSSSPVVAIRWIKQVSDDVDEADIDPFLSLSQDGSVTRFRIIKSPFLLGFTQMTLERVEGHPEGIFVPHSSRIPCESNRHPQGLSITTHPLHKDIYYVLTDEGCIHKCSINYQHQYLEVLRCHDGGVTVMEFSPWSPKLFLTCGNDWFVRIWIDGITRPLLELQDEMTPVHWAKWSPTHSTIIVSVNRETANIWDFRRNLLRPMSKHKMDSSFNTVARFSHCGRTLVIGNERGNTLFNALNDMPFSPHFQYDELEKAIFKAIGSNHELFMELKSIGFFGYPNKKAVF; via the exons ATGTCCATGTCAGTGAGAAATACCACCATTAGCCAAGATATGGGAAGTATCTATAAA CAGTCCAGTACCTTGGATGGCGACTTGAAAAAGAAGTCCGTCCAGGTCACTCAGGTGTCAGGCGAAGACACCAAGGTTAAGAAGAAGGAAACCGTGCACTACTACCATGCGGAAACACAAGCCGATCTGCAGTATCGAGCCCAGATCAAG ATCGTGGAGGATGTCGATGGCGAAGAAGTGGACATGACGCCCAAGCCAATACCAAACGACACCTATGTGGAACAGTTCATGAAGTACAACCTGAACGTCATGCACCAGATGACGAACTTCACCACGATGCTGAGCAAAAGCATGACCAGATCGCGGACACGGTCTAGCGTGCGGGCCGGAATAGGCGGCAACAAGCAGTCCATTGACGATCTGATGAATGGG ATCATCTACGAAACTATCAACTGGGACCCTTACAAAACCGTTGAGTCCCTCGGACAGGCGTACGTGCCGAAGCCGTATACCAAATCCTTTCTGAAGATCACGCTACGCAAGTCTGAAATCTTCGAGCTCCACAGCCAGCCGCAGACTACGGTGGCCAAGGGATCACCCGAGGGCGACGAAACGGAGCGGGACAATCGGAACTACGAGTATCTGACTGTGGGCAAGGGCAAGATCCGTCGCCGATCCGATAACGATGCCCAGACGGATACGCTGCTCTTCACCACAAGGGCGGTCAACACGATCATGATAACCAAGGCAACTGTCAGCTCGTATGTGTCCAACTTCGAGATGTACGACACGCTGAACAACATCACCAAGGAGTTCGCTATGTCCACAATGGGCTCGGTCAAGGATCTGGCTGCGGCTCTGGGGCAGACAGAGGATGGGGAGAGCTTTGAGGATGACGAGACCGTGGCCGAGAAGGACAAGGTCACCTCCCAGATAGACCGGTTGTACCGCAACCCAGAGTTCCGCAACGCCGTTATGTACATGGGCCGCACACTCTCGAGCAACACAAACGAGGCGGGATTGCGGCGCTTCCGAAACTTCGATCGGGTTGACCGCTGGAACGCGGAGGCCGAGTATGTCTACTCGATGAACCTGCTCTTCCGTCTGGTACCGGAGCCCAGCCACGACGAGCGAAAGGCCGTCAGCGACATAGACTTTTGCCGCAGCAATGGCGACATCCTGGCCGTGGCCTACGGGCTGTACTCCTTCTCCTCCCAGCATGTGCCCACCTCGGGCAGTGTTTTCTTGTGGAGCATCAAGAATCCAGGTGAGCCGGAACGCGCCTACTACTACGATGTGCCAGTGACGGCCATTTGCTTCTCGCCCTTCTTGCCCTCCCTGCTGGCCATCGGACTGTACGATGGGAGCGTCGAGGTTCGGGAAGTTTGCAGTCTTCAGGACATGCCCATTGCCGTCTCGCAGCGCGTCACATCGCCCAGCTCCTCGCCAGTGGTGGCCATCCGTTGGATCAAGCAGGTTTCGGACGATGTCGACGAGGCGGACATCGATCCATTCCTCAGCCTTTCGCAGGACGGCTCTGTCACCCGCTTCCGAATCATCAAGAGTCCCTTCCTGTTGGGCTTCACGCAAATGACTTTAGAACGGGTAGAGGGGCACCCCGAGGGCATCTTCGTGCCCCATTCGTCGCGCATCCCCTGTGAATCCAATCGCCACCCCCAGGGCCTGAGCATTACCACACACCCCCTGCATAAAGACATATACTATGTGCTTACCGATGAGGGGTGCATCCACAAGTGCTCGATCAACTATCAGCACCAGTATCTGGAGGTCCTGCGCTGCCACGACGGTGGAGTAACCGTAATGGAGTTCTCACCCTGGTCCCCCAAACTCTTCCTAACCTGCGGCAACGACTG GTTCGTGCGCATTTGGATTGATGGCATCACGCGACCCCTGCTCGAACTGCAGGACGAGATGACCCCGGTGCACTGGGCCAAATGGAGCCCCACACACTCTACGATCATTGTTTCGGTTAACCGGGAAACCGCCAACATCTGGGACTTTCGACGAAATTTGCTCAGACCCATGTCAAAGCACAAGATGGACTCTTCCTTCAACACTGTGGCCCG TTTTTCCCACTGTGGTCGCACCTTGGTTATTGGTAACGAGCGCGGCAACACGCTTTTCAACGCACTTAACGACATGCCCTTTTCACCCCACTTTCAATACGACGAGTTGGAGAAGGCGATTTTCAAAGCAATTGGCAGCAACCACGAGCTCTTCATGGAGCTCAAAAGCATCGGGTTCTTCGGCTATCCCAACAAAAAGGCTGTTTTCTAA
- the LOC119555547 gene encoding dynein intermediate chain 4, axonemal isoform X2: MSMSVRNTTISQDMGSIYKSSTLDGDLKKKSVQVTQVSGEDTKVKKKETVHYYHAETQADLQYRAQIKIVEDVDGEEVDMTPKPIPNDTYVEQFMKYNLNVMHQMTNFTTMLSKSMTRSRTRSSVRAGIGGNKQSIDDLMNGIIYETINWDPYKTVESLGQAYVPKPYTKSFLKITLRKSEIFELHSQPQTTVAKGSPEGDETERDNRNYEYLTVGKGKIRRRSDNDAQTDTLLFTTRAVNTIMITKATVSSYVSNFEMYDTLNNITKEFAMSTMGSVKDLAAALGQTEDGESFEDDETVAEKDKVTSQIDRLYRNPEFRNAVMYMGRTLSSNTNEAGLRRFRNFDRVDRWNAEAEYVYSMNLLFRLVPEPSHDERKAVSDIDFCRSNGDILAVAYGLYSFSSQHVPTSGSVFLWSIKNPGEPERAYYYDVPVTAICFSPFLPSLLAIGLYDGSVEVREVCSLQDMPIAVSQRVTSPSSSPVVAIRWIKQVSDDVDEADIDPFLSLSQDGSVTRFRIIKSPFLLGFTQMTLERVEGHPEGIFVPHSSRIPCESNRHPQGLSITTHPLHKDIYYVLTDEGCIHKCSINYQHQYLEVLRCHDGGVTVMEFSPWSPKLFLTCGNDWFVRIWIDGITRPLLELQDEMTPVHWAKWSPTHSTIIVSVNRETANIWDFRRNLLRPMSKHKMDSSFNTVARFSHCGRTLVIGNERGNTLFNALNDMPFSPHFQYDELEKAIFKAIGSNHELFMELKSIGFFGYPNKKAVF; this comes from the exons ATGTCCATGTCAGTGAGAAATACCACCATTAGCCAAGATATGGGAAGTATCTATAAA TCCAGTACCTTGGATGGCGACTTGAAAAAGAAGTCCGTCCAGGTCACTCAGGTGTCAGGCGAAGACACCAAGGTTAAGAAGAAGGAAACCGTGCACTACTACCATGCGGAAACACAAGCCGATCTGCAGTATCGAGCCCAGATCAAG ATCGTGGAGGATGTCGATGGCGAAGAAGTGGACATGACGCCCAAGCCAATACCAAACGACACCTATGTGGAACAGTTCATGAAGTACAACCTGAACGTCATGCACCAGATGACGAACTTCACCACGATGCTGAGCAAAAGCATGACCAGATCGCGGACACGGTCTAGCGTGCGGGCCGGAATAGGCGGCAACAAGCAGTCCATTGACGATCTGATGAATGGG ATCATCTACGAAACTATCAACTGGGACCCTTACAAAACCGTTGAGTCCCTCGGACAGGCGTACGTGCCGAAGCCGTATACCAAATCCTTTCTGAAGATCACGCTACGCAAGTCTGAAATCTTCGAGCTCCACAGCCAGCCGCAGACTACGGTGGCCAAGGGATCACCCGAGGGCGACGAAACGGAGCGGGACAATCGGAACTACGAGTATCTGACTGTGGGCAAGGGCAAGATCCGTCGCCGATCCGATAACGATGCCCAGACGGATACGCTGCTCTTCACCACAAGGGCGGTCAACACGATCATGATAACCAAGGCAACTGTCAGCTCGTATGTGTCCAACTTCGAGATGTACGACACGCTGAACAACATCACCAAGGAGTTCGCTATGTCCACAATGGGCTCGGTCAAGGATCTGGCTGCGGCTCTGGGGCAGACAGAGGATGGGGAGAGCTTTGAGGATGACGAGACCGTGGCCGAGAAGGACAAGGTCACCTCCCAGATAGACCGGTTGTACCGCAACCCAGAGTTCCGCAACGCCGTTATGTACATGGGCCGCACACTCTCGAGCAACACAAACGAGGCGGGATTGCGGCGCTTCCGAAACTTCGATCGGGTTGACCGCTGGAACGCGGAGGCCGAGTATGTCTACTCGATGAACCTGCTCTTCCGTCTGGTACCGGAGCCCAGCCACGACGAGCGAAAGGCCGTCAGCGACATAGACTTTTGCCGCAGCAATGGCGACATCCTGGCCGTGGCCTACGGGCTGTACTCCTTCTCCTCCCAGCATGTGCCCACCTCGGGCAGTGTTTTCTTGTGGAGCATCAAGAATCCAGGTGAGCCGGAACGCGCCTACTACTACGATGTGCCAGTGACGGCCATTTGCTTCTCGCCCTTCTTGCCCTCCCTGCTGGCCATCGGACTGTACGATGGGAGCGTCGAGGTTCGGGAAGTTTGCAGTCTTCAGGACATGCCCATTGCCGTCTCGCAGCGCGTCACATCGCCCAGCTCCTCGCCAGTGGTGGCCATCCGTTGGATCAAGCAGGTTTCGGACGATGTCGACGAGGCGGACATCGATCCATTCCTCAGCCTTTCGCAGGACGGCTCTGTCACCCGCTTCCGAATCATCAAGAGTCCCTTCCTGTTGGGCTTCACGCAAATGACTTTAGAACGGGTAGAGGGGCACCCCGAGGGCATCTTCGTGCCCCATTCGTCGCGCATCCCCTGTGAATCCAATCGCCACCCCCAGGGCCTGAGCATTACCACACACCCCCTGCATAAAGACATATACTATGTGCTTACCGATGAGGGGTGCATCCACAAGTGCTCGATCAACTATCAGCACCAGTATCTGGAGGTCCTGCGCTGCCACGACGGTGGAGTAACCGTAATGGAGTTCTCACCCTGGTCCCCCAAACTCTTCCTAACCTGCGGCAACGACTG GTTCGTGCGCATTTGGATTGATGGCATCACGCGACCCCTGCTCGAACTGCAGGACGAGATGACCCCGGTGCACTGGGCCAAATGGAGCCCCACACACTCTACGATCATTGTTTCGGTTAACCGGGAAACCGCCAACATCTGGGACTTTCGACGAAATTTGCTCAGACCCATGTCAAAGCACAAGATGGACTCTTCCTTCAACACTGTGGCCCG TTTTTCCCACTGTGGTCGCACCTTGGTTATTGGTAACGAGCGCGGCAACACGCTTTTCAACGCACTTAACGACATGCCCTTTTCACCCCACTTTCAATACGACGAGTTGGAGAAGGCGATTTTCAAAGCAATTGGCAGCAACCACGAGCTCTTCATGGAGCTCAAAAGCATCGGGTTCTTCGGCTATCCCAACAAAAAGGCTGTTTTCTAA